GGGAAAATTGAGACAAGATGAGATAGAGCGAGATGCCCGAGTGGATCCGGAGGTGCACAAGGGGAAGTGTAAATCTCGATGGAAGGATGGTTTTCGTGATGCAAGGCGAAGTGTTCAGAAAGTCGTTCCTTCCTTGAAGTGGGCAAGCGTTTTAAAAGCTTTCAGGGAGGGAGCCTACAAACACCCGTCGGCTGAGGAATCGAGGGAGTTGGCGGAGCTGTCTGCCAATAAGGCTGCTGCTGCCCAGGAGCGTCAGGCAGAGAAGGATGCTACTGATAGCACCAAGGCTCAGGTTGTTGCCACCAAGTCTTCTGGTACCGTGGCTGTCGAAATTGACAAGGCCTCGTCTGCTGAAAAGGTGGCAGACAAGACGTCTGTCCCCTAGGAACTCGGGCAGTTGTCTCCCGAATCGATGGGGTCTTGTGAAATCTGACGACCTTGTCCTCCCTTTATTTTTGCTTCTTTTGAGCTTACCATCTGCAAAcagtttattattttttgtgtgttgttgttgtatggTTGGTTATTTTGTCTGTCAGGGGACAGCTGCCAATCCCGTACTTTCCGTATTTTGAGAACTTTAACTGTCATCTTTTGTAAATTTTTCATCAGTCATCCTGACTGACTTAATGAAGGGTTTACAAACTTATCTTTCGCTTGTATTCGTGGGAAATACTAGTCTTCTGTATTTCCGACTTCTCTCAACCTTTCTTTAAAATGGAAATCTGTCTGACCCAGATGATGTATGCCTTAATGTATTTTGACATACTCAGAAGTCTAACTTCCTTATATCAATTGTTTTTGTGGATTGTGGAGGATATTGGCAGACCCTGATCATTCGAGAGTCTGACTTTCCTAATTCTTTCTCTTGGGATATTATTTCCTTGATATTCGAAAATCATGTGGAAAATATTGTCAGGCCCAAATAATTTATGAGTCTAACTTTCCTTAGAATAATTTAAGGAATTgtggaaaatattgtcagacCCCGATAATTTGAGAGTCTGACTTTCCTAATTTTTCCCTTGGAATATTATCAGACTCAAATCATTCATGAGTTTGACTTTCCTGTTGACGAAAAATTGATTCTCACTAAGGTTTTTCGATGTGATTTTCTTGCAAGGAGGGTCTGAGCccattttgatttgatttagaCTATTACAAACTGACTTACTGGTTCCTTGTAGCATACATCGTAGACCTAGTATTTCCTACACAAAGTACTTCTTAAGTACATCAGCGTTCCAGTGACTGGTGACTTTGCTTCCATCCATGCGTTGTAGTTTGTAGGTGCTTGGCCTCTTCTCTTGGTATATTTCGTAAGGTCCTTCCCAATTGGCACTCAACTTGCCTTGTGTTTTTGCTTTTCCTGTGGCTGCAGAATTTCTGAGAACTAAATCTCCGACCTTGAGAGGTCGCAACCTTACTCTACGGTTGTAATGTCGACTGACGCGCTGCATGTACGCTGACACTTGAGTCTGGCGGCATCTCTCCTTTCGTCAAAGAGATCTAATTCCTCTCTGAGTCGTAATTCGTTTTCCTGCTCAGTGTAGAACCTTACCCTGAAGCTTTCGACCCCTATTTCCACTGGGAGGACAACTTCCGACCCATATACCAGGCTGAAAGGGGTGTACCCAGTAGACTCCTTTTCGGTTGTTCTTAGTGCCCATAGAGTTCCTGGCAACTCTTCAAgccattttcttttttgttcttcTACTCTTTTCCTGAGGGCTCCCAGTATCtgcttgttggctgcttcggcCAGACCATTGCTCTGGGGGTGGCAGACAGCTGACTTAGCTATTTTGACCCCAAACTGGGCGAGCCATTCAGTAAGCGGAAAGTTGTCAAACTGTCTGCCATGGTCCATTACAAGGGCCTTTGGGATTCCGAAACGGGTGATAATATTTTGCCATATGAATTTTCTGACATCATGTTCGGAAATGTTTGACAATGCTTCAGCTTCaatccatttggtgaagtaatctacccCGACAATTAGATACTTCTTTTGGTATGTGGCCACAGGGAAAGGTCCCAACAAGTCCAATCCCCATTGGGAGAAAGGTAAGGGATTAAGGATTGGAGTCAGATCTCTAGCTGGCATGTTGATAACGGGGGCGTATTTTTGGCATTTTTTGCATTTCTGGACCATCTCCTTTGAGTCCGCCACCATTGTGGGCGACCAATATCCTGCTCTGAGGGCTTTGTGTGCCAAGCTACGTCCTCCAATGTGATTTCCGCAAATACCCAAATGAATTTCTCTTAGTATGTAGTCGGCGTCTGATGGGCCGACACATTTGAGAAAGGGAGATGAGAACGACTTGCGGTATAGCTCTTCGTTGATTATGCAGAAATGCGCCGCTGTGCGTTTGATTCTTTTCTGGGTGTTTCTGTCCTCTGGGAGGCTCTTCTCTGTTTTGAAGGCGATAATCGGATCCATCCAAGATGGGTCAGTGTTAATTGGGAACGCCTCTACTGCTTTCTCTTCGATGTGTTTTGTTTGTCGGACTTCGACAAATACTGATCTGTTTACATCTGCTAGACTGGAACTGGCAAGTTTGGATAGGGCGTCTGCTTGGGTGTTTTGACTTCTAGGGATCAGCTGTATTTCGAATGACTGCAGATTAGCACTCAGGGCTTTGATTTTTGCTAAGTAGAGGGCCATGTTTGGATGTATTGCTTCATACTCCCCTCTGATCTGATTGGCCACCAATTGTGAGTCTTTTTTTAGCAAGACATGTTCTGCCTCCAGGGTTAGACATAATTCTAGGCCTGCAATTGCCGCTTCGTATTCTGCCTCGTTATTGGATGCCTTAAAACATAATTTGACCGCATATTCGATGATCTTCTTTTCGGGGGAGATAAGGACGACACCAGCCCCTGACCCATTGACAGTAGATGACCCATCTGTGAAGACCTCCCAGGTTTTCTGAGTTTCGTCAAGTGTTTCTTGGTAGGAACATTCTGCTAggaagtctgccaatgcttggGCTTTAATTGCGGCCCGGGGTTGAAATTGTATCCCATATTCTGTCAGCTCAAGGGCCCACCTTGCCATTCTTCCTGACTTGTCGATTTTTTCGACCGTTTTTCCTAACAATTGGTCCGTTAGGACAACTATTTGGTGAGCGTCGAAGTATGGTCTGAGTTTAGGAGCTGCAATAATAACTGCGTAAGTTACCTTTTCTATCATTGGGTATCTGGTTTCTGCTGAGATCAACGTATGGCTGATGAAATATatgggttgttgttgttgtttgtcaTTTTCTCGAAGTAATACTGCGCTGACAGTAGCTGGGCTGACCGCCACATAGAGGTACAGTGTTTCTCCTTCCACATGCCTGGCTAGGGTGGGCAAGCTGGCTAGGTGTGTATTTAGTTGGCTAAAAGCTTCCTTCTGCTCCTCTCCCCATACCATATCCTTGGTTTTTAATGCTTTGAAGAACGGTATCCCTTTATCTGACGCTTTTGAGATGAACCGAGAGAGGGCGACCATCCTTCCTGCTAACCTCTGGATGTCTCTCTTTGTTTTGGGCTCTAGCAGGTCCATGGCTACTTTGACTTTGTCGGGGTTAGCGTCTATTCCCCTTTGGCTGACCATAAAGCCTAAGAATTTTCCAGATCTTACCCCGAAGACACACTTCTTCGGGTTTAATTTCATTTTGTATTTTCGGAGGTTGCCGAACGTTTCTCTGAGGTCTGCAATATGCTCTTCATATTTTTTACTCTTGACGATCGAGTCGTCCACGTATACCTCAACATTTCTTCCCTTCTGATCTGCGAAGACATGGTCTACTAGCCTCTGGTAAGTAGCTCCCGCGTTTTTCAGAACAAAAGGCATCATGACGTAGTTATATACCCCTCCACTGGTTATGAATGCTGTTTTTGCTCTATCATTGCTGTCCATGAATATCTGGTGGTATCCTGAGAAAGCATCCATGAAACTCAGAAGGGCGTGACCACTAGTGGAGTCTACGAGTTGATCTATTCGAGGCAGAGGGTAGAAATATTTCGGGCATGCCTGATTGATGTTGGTAAAGTCTACACACATCCTTCAGGACCCGTTGGGCTTTTTTACCATGACTACGTTTGCGAGCCATTCTGGGTATTTGCAAGGCTCTATAAAACCTGCATCTTTCAGCTTCTTGACCTCCTCTGCCACGGCTTTACTCTTCTCTGCCGAGTAGTTTCGCAGCCTTTGTTTGATGGGTTTTGATCCCTTTAGGACGTTCAGCTTGTGGGTGACTGTTTTTGGATCGATCCCTGGCATGTCTTCCGCCGAGaatgcaaagatgtctttgtgGTCTCTCAGTAGGTTGACAATCATGATTTTTAGATCTGACCCTAGGTCTGCACCTATTCTGATGCCTGATGGGTCTCCTCCTTCTTCAGGGGAGATATCCTCCATCTCGGTGTCCGTCTGGGCCTCCCCATTGTCGGGTCTGCCCTCATATCCGTCATCAGGGTGGATCTGTTTGACTCGACGTCATctgattttcttttgattcctCCAGAAGCTTCCTGAAGGTCGGACTTTTCTTCAGGAGAGTTCTCCTCTAGGTCAAAATCTCGCCTATTTCGGGTTTTGACCGCGTTGTAATTGCATCGGCGAGCTGACTCTTGGTTTCCTCGTAGTTTTTCAGGTGTGCCAGCGTCGGATACATATAACATCATCTGGTGGTAAGTCGATGTTACGCCCTTGACCTTGTGGATCAATGGTCTCCCCATTATGACGTTGTAGACTGTCGGCACGTCGACTACCAAGAATTCGGTTAAGTTATTTCTTGTAGTCTGCCGTCTTTCGATGGTTACGGGGAGTGTTATCTTTCCGTCAGGGATGACAGATGAACCATTGAAGCCGATAACAGGGAAGTTGACCTTGGCCAGTTGTCTGGGATCAATTTTAAGCTTGTCGAATGCGCATCTGAAGAGTATATTGGCCGAGCTCCCTCCGTCGACCAGGACCCTGTGGACCATGTGATTGGCTATGTCTACTGATACAACGAGCGGGTCTTCGTGGTCATATGTTATACCTCGGCAATCTTCAGCCAAAAAGCTCATTGTTGGAACCGCCGGAAGGGTGTCTGCGATTGCACTAAAGTTGACTTGatgttttaaagttaggagGTGTGTTTTACATTGGTGGGTTGATTTTGTCCCTCCATGAATGAAGAAGACATATGGACCTTTCTCGTCTTAGTATTGCCTGTAATTACTTTTGGCTTGGATCTGAGGTGTTGATTTGGGGATCTCTTTGGCTTTCTTCTCCTCCCTGTGATCTGTAAGATACTTGGCTAGATATCCCTGTCGGATGAGATCTTCTATGTTATCTTTTAGCTGGATACACTCCTCTGTCAGATGCCCATGATCGTCGTGGAAGTCGCACCACTTGTTTGGGTTCCTCTTGGCAGTTATCATCCTTCGGGGCTTCTCCCATCTGGTGTCTGTTTTGCAGAGAGAAGATACGGCTTCTTGTTTCCGACAGGGGTGtgtagttttcatattttggttgtAACCTGGGGGCCTCTTTTCTGTCGGCAGTCTGCATTCGTACTGGGGACTCGTTTCTAGCtggagtttttttttgttttcgttGCAACCGTCCCTTTGTTGTCTTCCTGCTTGTCCTGCCGACTTGCTACATTCAAATTCCATTCCTCAGTTCTGATATAGCTTTCGGACAGCTGATAGGCCTCTTCCAAAGTGGAAGGTTGTCTCATCAATAGCTTATTTCGATATTCACCCGGGCAGAGACCACTTTGCAAAGCGAAAAGTGCTACGTCGGCTTTGACACAGCTGATCATCGTGGCTTCTTTCGTGAAGCGGGCCATGTAATCCCTCATACTTTCGTCTCTGTCTTGAGTGACTGTCATCAACTCATGGGTGCTTTTTTCTTTGCGGTAGTTGCTAATAAACTGTAATCTGAACTTCGTGACAAGGTCTTTGTATCCTCCTATTGACCCAGGTTTTTGCTTGAGAAACCAGGTCTGAGCGATACCGGTTAAGGTGGTcggaaaatatttgcaccaggTGGTTGTCGAATAGGGTTGAAGGTACATGTGCCCTTCATATGCTGCTATGTGTTCTCGAGGGTCTGCAGTTCCATCGTATTTGATATGTGCCGGCAATTTTACTCTGGATGATACTCTTTTTCCGACTAAGTCCTTCGAAAAAGGAGAATCTTTTGGAGTCATTATTTCATCTGATGGTGTGTCTGACCTTTCGACCGGGCTATTTCTTCTTTCTCTCCTGGATCGAGGTGAACCGTGTGCTCTCACCGGGTTTCGAAGCGGAGGCGATCTAGGCCTCCTCGGGGGAGTTCTGGTCCTCCTTCTTCCTTGGACCGTCTGGCTGACCCCCTCTAGTGGAGGTCTTCTTTGTCTGACAGGCGAGCAGGTAGTATTGGTCTGCTGATTTGGGGGGATACGCTGTCCTAGCCTTTGTCTGACAGGTATTCTGTGTCCCAGGCGGTCCAGAACTTATCCTCTGGTCGTTGCAGACCGGGTTGTGTGTTTGAATGGTCGGTGGGGGTGTTTCGGATCGGCTTGCGTAGCCGCCGGCGCAGAGATTGCCGGCGGTTGCGGTCTCTTCCACTTCAGGAAGGGGTTAGGACTGTCTGATGGTTGGCAGACAATGTCGGCGAGGTGCCCTTAGCTCTATTTGCCTGGGATATGCATCGCTGCATGACTTCCATGGCTGCTGCGATTTGTGATTCGGTCGGGAGGGTGTCTGCTCGCGAGTTGGTCTCCTCTCTCCTAGTTGACCTGGTGGTTCTTGTTCTCCTGCTTTCAGAGGTTCGACGGGTCGACGGTTCTGCGCTTTGGGAGCGTGTGGACTCCAAGGATGAGCAACGTAAGGTGCGGGATCTGGCCATTTGGTAAGTGTTCTCCCCACAGatggcgccaaattgtttcggGTGTAAACAATCCCTTGGGAGGTAATTTGTCTGATGGAAAAGAGTCACAATGGCTTAATAATAATGGGTCGTTATTATTAATTGTAGAGGAATGTCTTAAGCCCTTTGAACAAGGTAATTagtaaaaatgtaataaatgtCGCCTGCCTCCCACAGATGGGAGACAGTTGATATTTATAGGTGTAATAAATACAATTTAATGGGCCGTTTGGCTAACTTGGACCTGGTCCGTCTTGCGGTCCTTGGGCCTTGGACTCAAGAGCTCGAATATGTCATTTATCCATTAGGTTGCTTGGGATCTTCTTCTGGGCCGAGGAGATAAATGGGCCTAAAAGTCCTGTACTTGTTTAGGCCCCAACATACTCCATATATAAAACTAGTTTGTGACACAATGTTGCAAGATGAATATTACTCCATATATACTTTGTATTTTCTCTCTTATACATGTAagagaaataaaaaataaattaaaatctttacaaaaattccaaatatGTTAGtacaaaatttttaattttttttaaacatcTTAAAAAGTTTAGAAATAtcttatttaaaattaaaagttcacTTTGCTAAATGAGATATttcatgaaaattttattttaataaatatgtCACGTATCAATTCTAGTATTTTCTATAAAAAGTATGGAGtaagtaaattttttattttaagttttcgttttccttatttattaaaaacttTCCATTTATATTGACCAATTATTtttaattcacaaaattgatCACATACATAATTTTGGAGTTACAAATCGTATTGTTTGCAAAATCATAGAAGTTGATTTTGCATCAATTTTTAATTCATTTAGGGTACTTGTTATTCACCTGATATTTCAATCATTTTGTCTAAACTTATCTTATGTAACTTTTTtgtgaacttattaaaacttatttaaTAATATATGTACTTTCATAGCccttatttttgcatttacaCTATAGTAAACCTAGTCCATGCTATGGACCAGGGTATTATAGTCTTTGCGTTGTTGCGTGCGAGAAGTTGCTTGTAACTGTCACGTGCTTTCCTAattatatatatgtttttttttttaatttccttttTCCCGGCTTTTGAACTTCTCactcaacttctctctctaaactgCTTCCCAACTTCTCTCTgaatttctctctccatttcaaatttaatttcagtgATTATTTTCATCCATTTGCATCAAATTACTCTTCCGATCttcttttttctaaaaaatgGTGAAGAAAGCGGCACCGAAGAATCCGGCAGCGAAGAAACTTGAATTCGACAATTCCGTCGCTGAAATGGCTGTTGAAGCTCCTCGAAGGCGAGGAAGAAGGCCAAATGCTGTTTCTGAAGAAATTCCTGGTAAttcgaacttattttttgtttgattttgaattattgaaatgtttgtggtttttgCTGAAATTAGGTTTAGTGTTTTATGCAGTTACTGTTTCaaagatatagttaccttttatttgctgtttctgaagaaattcctgttaattcgaacttattttttgtttgattttgaattattgaaatgtttgtggtttttgCTGAAATTAGGTTTAGTGTTTCATGCAGTTACTGTTTCAAatatatagttaccttttatttgcTGTTTCTGAAGAAATTTCTAGTAAttcgaacttattttttgtttgattttgaattattgaaatgtttgtggtttttgtttgaagttactgtttcaaagatatagttactttttattttatgttacgAAGTTTTTAAGTGTTTTTATTAGTGACTGGTTTGTTCGTAGTTTTTTAgagtaattatatttttaaaaggttactatatttctaaaacagtaactatgtttttaaaatagttactgtcTTTTTAGAcagtaaattaactttaaaatagtAACTTTGTGTTATAATTAGTTACTatcttttttagaaagtaaatataactttaaaacagtaaatatgtgttataaatagttactgtgtttttagaaagtaaataaactttaaaataggaactatgtgttataaatagttactatcgtttttagaaagtaaatataactttaaaacagtaactatgtgttataaatagttactatctttcttaaatgttattataaaattaaacagttactatgtctaataaatagttactatctgaTTTAAATGGATACTCTATGTTTatgtatttattatattatttgaaaggttactatatgattttattggttactaTGTGAttgtaatggttactatatagtaatattttgttttataattgTTTTGTTTCAGTTGCTAAGGAATCTGTGTCTataaagaagaacaaaaaggttGGCAGTCCGAAATCAAAAGCAATTGCGCTTGTATCTGAAAAAGAACCAATTGAAGAAGAACAACCTAATCAACTAGTTTTACAAAATTCTTCTCTGGTTGACGTTCCACAGCCTGAATCTCATCAACTTCATTcacaagttttgaaagaaattggcgCTGATGGCCTGCCTATCGTGTAAGTGTTAGTTTAATTTAGTTAAttgttctaaatagttactatatgttcaaaatagttactatgttctaaatagttactatattttttaaaatagttactatatgttgtaaacagttactatatgattccaaaggttactatatgttgtaaacagttactatatgattccaaaggttactacatgttttaaatagttactatatgattccaaaggttactatatgttttaaatagttactatatgttttgaaatatgttctaaataggttctatgtgtactatgtttacaatagttactatatgactttaaaggttactatatgttttaaacagttactatatgttctaaataggtTCTATGTGTACTATGTTTACAATATTGACTATatcaaaggttactatatgttctaaatagttactttatgttttaaacagttactatatcttCTAAATAATTACTATATGTTATAAATAGGTTCTATGTGTAATATGTGtagtatagttactatattatttgaaaggttactatatgttttaaacagttactatattttctaaatagtaactatatgtttctaATAGTTACTAcatgttttaaacagttactatgtgttctaaatagttactatatgatatatAAAGCTGACttactttcattattcatttttttcaggtttaattttgATACACAATGTTCAGGAGGATCAttgtgtaaattaattaaagacttCTCTCCTGATCAAAAGGCAGTTGTTCAAGAGATAGGGTTTGGAGGATTGTTAGGCCTTCAATTAAGTCGAAAAAAACACTCAGATGATGTACTGGTGCATCAAGTGCTTTGATGGTGTGAGTTCTCTGTTTACAATCAGTGATTCCAAGCAATTTGAAATCACTGATTATGATGTGTACGATTTGTTTATGCTCCCCCTTTCTGAGCTGGAGGTTGAAGGGGTTAAACGTGGGCGCAATTCCACTAATCCTGATTTTGATTTGAAGATCAAGTGGAGAAAAGAGTTCGGTTTTGAAGAGGTCAATGCTCAAATTCCTATAAGGTTTCTTGAGGACAAGATTAAATTGTTGACAGATGGTGGTGATCTGTTTAAacaattatttgtttttgttgCTTTCTCTACATTTTTTACTCCAACAGCCAATAGGACTGTAGATTTGAGATTGGCTAAGGCTTTGGAAGATCCTAAAATGATTTCCAAATACAATTGGTGTAAATACGTTCTTGACGTATTATGTGAGGAAACAGTGAAATTTAAAAATAGTTTATTGAAAGGCAAAGATCAAAAGACATTTGGAGGTTGTGTTGTGTTTTTGCAACTTGTGTATTTTCAGAGGATTAAGTTTAGGAATTCCAGTGGTATTCCTGATCAATTACCTCTTATTCAGCATTGGACATCGAAGATGGTAACCGATCGGATTCATGCTGAAAATGCCAATATGAGTGCATTATATGGTTCTGGTATATTGGAGAAGGGGAAGTATCCAATTTCCAAAAAGTTTGTTTTTGTTGATGGTCAAATAGATTTGACCCAAATCAAATCTATTTCGAAAGAAAATGAAGCAGGCAGCAGTGGGGGAAGAGCTGAACAGCCCTATGTTGGGCGTCGAATTCCAAGTCGGCGTCCTAGGATTCTTCAGTTTGAAATCCCTAATTCTCATCCTACAGATGAAGAAATTTTCTCTAAAGCCACTGATGtaagtttattttattattgatatatttgtcaatatatagtatagttattttttatatgctatagttatcttttatacacTATTGTTATCATTATCTTTGGTTTAGTAAATGTAGGTATATATAATTATCTTTTATattctatagttatcttttatattctatagttatcttttatgtactatagttatctttcATACACTATGTTACCATTACTTTGTTTTaacaaatagtaactatatgttttaaacagttactatatggtataaatagttactatatgttttatgtaCTATAGTTATCTTGTGTATACTATAGATAtcttttatatactatagttaccttttatttactatagttatcttttattttctatagttatcttttatattctatagttacttttcatatactatagttAACTTTTATACAGTTATCTTTATATACTATAGATACCTtttcttataatattttttgtatttttagttaaattttcatattatgttccatatttaaatttatatattttgttaTTAGGATTTTCATGGTCAGTGGTTGTTGATGAAGAGAGATCTGGATGTAGTTTCAGCCATCCATGCTGAAAAGCTGTTCAAATTAAAGGCTTCAATGCCTTCGCAGAACCATGGCGATGATATTTTGGAAAATTCCACTTATCAAAAGATggttgatgagttggtggagatTCATCAGTTGGTGAAGAATCTACCAAATGGTTGGGATGACATTTTTGGTTCAAGTAACAATCCAGTTGTTACTGCTGCCCCTCAACCTTCTGCCGTTGTTCCAACTGAGCCTGCAGTTGTTACAGCTGCTGTTGTTGATGCAACAACATCTACCGAAGCAATTATTCGAGAAGTTGATCCTGACACTCAAATAAATGCAGTTCTTGATTCTTTGAAAAGCAAAGATAAAGAAATTacggaggatgatgatgaagaaatAGAAGAATATGAGCGCGTGTGGGCTGGATTTCAAAAATGCATCATTAACAACCATGTTGTATCAAGAGTGAATGTCAGTGTCTATGGCATAGAGGAAAATGTGATGTTTATGTCTCCGTTTATGATAGCATTTGAAGATTTAATGAGGCATCTTCCAGCATTTGTTCAAGAAGCTGTGGACTTTGCTGCTCTGACTGATGGAGAGGGTATTTTGACTGAGTAAGTAGAAGTTTTCTCATTTAATAatttatagttacctttcaaataatatagttaccattcatatattatagttacctttcatataatatagttacctttcatataatgtagttacctttcatataatatagttactttttattatttatagtaacccttcatataatatagttacctttcatataatatagttacctttcttaAAAGTGAAGTTGTTGCCCTAACTTTATAGTAacctttcatataatatagttactatttgtaTACTATAGTATCCTTTTGTTTACTATATTTACCTTTTATATTCTATtgttaccttttatttattatagtaacctTTATAATTCTTCTGACATATttattgtttcttttttatgtttttcagtGATAAAGTTATAGAATACAATCATTTTATTGCGGTAGGAAGAGATGACATGTGGACCCTTTCTTCCACATTTGATATTCTTTTGATTCATATTGAAGCTTGGGCTTTTTTATTGAATGAAAATGAAAGGAATCCTGCTGGTTCTTCTCAGAAGCTGTTTTTAGGTGGCACATATTGTGtaagttatatttttaataatataaaatgttaattattttaaatttttttggccTTTGTTTAATATTTCTTTTAATATTGATTTGCAGAAATATGTTGCTGATTTGATTGAGAAACCAGGCAATGAAAAAATCTTGTCTGAATTGTGTGTTTGTCTTAATTATGGTGTGAAAGATGTAAATGGAGTTCAATCGTTGAAAGATTGTAATATGgtatgatttatattttctttatataaccatattatcttttttttttgtctcctTTCTTGTAGTTGTAAtctgttgtttttcttttttatatagatttttgctcctgttcTGATTGAAGACCCGAAGCATTATTACCTGTTTGTCATTAGTATGAAAGACAAAAGTGTCTATTTCTTTGATAATATGCTTCTGGAACCAAAAGAGATGGAACAAAGGAAGAAAGCTTATTCTGTCTtggtaagtttttttttatagttaccttttttgttgttgtagttACTCTATAAATGTTATAGTTGCCTTTATATTAGTCTTTCTTTTTTAGAGGAACTATATTTTTGACAAGGTTACTAtttgtttaaaacagtaactatgtttttaaaatagttactatcgttataaaatagttactatatgattccaaaggttactatatgttggtaatggttactatatgattttaatggttCCTATATGAttctaatagttactatatgattttaatagttactatatgattttaatggttactatatgattttaatagttactatatgatttttaaCCAACtggtaatagttactatatgattttaatagttactatatgattttaattcttactatatgttggtaatagttactatatgatttcaaaggttactatatgttgatAATACCTACTATATGTTTTGTACAGTGTTCTTCATTGGAA
This genomic stretch from Spinacia oleracea cultivar Varoflay chromosome 3, BTI_SOV_V1, whole genome shotgun sequence harbors:
- the LOC130469570 gene encoding uncharacterized protein, giving the protein MITAKRNPNKWCDFHDDHGHLTEECIQLKDNIEDLIRQGYLAKYLTDHREEKKAKEIPKSTPQIQAKNTLPAVPTMSFLAEDCRGITYDHEDPLVVSVDIANHMVHRVLVDGGSSANILFRCAFDKLKIDPRQLAKVNFPVIGFNGSSVIPDGKITLPVTIERRQTTRNNLTEFLVVDVPTVYNVIMGRPLIHKVKGVTSTYHQMMLYVSDAGTPEKLRGNQESARRCNYNAVKTRNRRDFDLEENSPEEKSDLQEASGGIKRKSDDVESNRSTLMTDMRADPTMGRPRRTPRWRISPLKKEETHQASE
- the LOC130469571 gene encoding uncharacterized protein produces the protein MMYWCIKCFDGVSSLFTISDSKQFEITDYDVYDLFMLPLSELEVEGVKRGRNSTNPDFDLKIKWRKEFGFEEVNAQIPIRFLEDKIKLLTDGGDLFKQLFVFVAFSTFFTPTANRTVDLRLAKALEDPKMISKYNWCKYVLDVLCEETVKFKNSLLKGKDQKTFGGCVVFLQLVYFQRIKFRNSSGIPDQLPLIQHWTSKMVTDRIHAENANMSALYGSGILEKGKYPISKKFVFVDGQIDLTQIKSISKENEAGSSGGRAEQPYVGRRIPSRRPRILQFEIPNSHPTDEEIFSKATDDFHGQWLLMKRDLDVVSAIHAEKLFKLKASMPSQNHGDDILENSTYQKMVDELVEIHQLVKNLPNGWDDIFGSSNNPVVTAAPQPSAVVPTEPAVVTAAVVDATTSTEAIIREVDPDTQINAVLDSLKSKDKEITEDDDEEIEEYERVWAGFQKCIINNHVVSRVNVSVYGIEENVMFMSPFMIAFEDLMRHLPAFVQEAVDFAALTDGEGILTDDKVIEYNHFIAVGRDDMWTLSSTFDILLIHIEAWAFLLNENERNPAGSSQKLFLGGTYCKYVADLIEKPGNEKILSELCVCLNYGVKDVNGVQSLKDCNMIFAPVLIEDPKHYYLFVISMKDKSVYFFDNMLLEPKEMEQRKKAYSVLCSSLEKLLKNMDNIHHEDIKSFKFIPVGGNWKRGAYDKDCCVYLMMLMMVFHGVETVQDGVGIFDFDPLADEDFRKFLRACICGTIVLSDLNCYRDEYLKRMVAFRKYRKQDVLDALIKQREELTQKYMNDASKIEIVARNSSARKSKHVETEDEAETDVNVEGKGRGKGGRRTRGGKRGKARGRGASRG